The following nucleotide sequence is from Phycisphaerales bacterium.
CAGTCGAAGAAGCCCTCTTCCAGCCGGGACATCGCCTCCATCCTCGGCTCCGATGCCGACAGCCTGCTGGGCTACTCGGCCACCGGCTTCGACAAGAGCAGCCTCTACCTGCCCGGCCCGGACTTCATCGACCGCGTGGTCGCCCAGAGCGACCGGCCCGTGCCGGTACTGCGAAACTACCAGACCATGCTCAACCACGGGCGCCTGGGCGGCACGGGCTACGTGAGCATCCTGCCCGTCGACCAGGGCGTGGAGCACTCGGCCGGCGCCAGCTTCGCGCCCAACCCCGAGTACTTCGACCCGGAGAACATCGTGAAGTTGGCCATCGAGGGCGGCTGCAACGCGGTGGCCAGCACCTTCGGCGTCCTTGGCTCGGTCGCGCGCAAGTATGCGCACAAGATTCCCTTCCTGGTGAAGTTCAACCACAACGAACTGCTGACCTACCCGAACGTCCACAGCCAGACGCTCTACGGCACCATCCAGCAGTGCTACGAGATGGGCGCCATCGCCGTGGGAGCCACGATCTACTTCGGCAGCGACAACTCGCGCGAGCAGATCCAGTACGTCAGCGAGATGTTCGCCCACGCCCACGCGCTGGGCATGGTCACCGTGCTCTGGTGCTACACGCGCAACGACGCGTTCAAGGCGACGGGCCCCGACGGCAAGAAGACCGACTACCACGACGCCGCCGACCTGACCGGCCAGGCCAACCACCTGGGCGCGACGATCCAGGCCGACATCGTCAAGCAGAAGCTTGCAACGAAGAACGGCGGCTACGTCGCGCTCAACACCGGCGACTCCAGCTACGGCAAGTTCAAGAAGGAGATCTACACCAAGCTCGCCGGCGGCGACGACAAGGGCCAGGGCGGCCACCCCATCGAGCTGGTTCGCTACCAGCTTGCCAACTGCTACATGGGCCGCGTGCCGCTGATCAACTCCGGCGGCGAGAGCAAGGGCGAGAGCGATCTCCAGGACGCCGTGCGAACCGCCGTCATCAACAAGCGTGCCGGCGGCATGGGCCTGATCTCGGGCCGCAAGGCCTTCCAGCGTCCCATGAACGATGGCGTCGATCTGTTGCACGCGATCCAGGACGTATACCTCGACAGCAACGTCACCATCGCGTAAGGCATGAAGCGAGCGATCCAGGTCATCCTCGTGGTCGGCGCCATGGTCGCCCTGGCGTCGGCTGCAGCGTGGGGCGTGGCCGTCTGGTTCCTTGGCCCCTACCTGCTGTGGGCGCCCGTGGGCATCCACGTCAGCGCCGAGACGCCCCAGAGCGTGGCGGTGGGGGATGCCATCGAGATGACCGTCCGCGTGCGCAACGATGGGCCCGAAGACCGCGTGCTCTCGGCTATCACCGTCGAGATGGGGTTCCTTGGGGGGTTCACCGTCGATCAGATCGAGCCGCCGGCAACGACCAGCGAGCGGGCAACCGACTACAGGATCTACCGGTTCGATACGTTGATCCCGGCCGGCCAGGTCACCCCTGTTCGCTTCACGCTGCGTGCAACCGGACAGGGCGTCGGCGAAGGGTTGGGCATGCGTCAGGGCCGCGTCGAGATCCAGTTCGAGGATGAAAGCCGGATCAGTTCCACCACGGTTTCCGTGGCCGTGCGTGAGCAGTAGCCACCACGCCATGCCGCTTGCGACCCGATGTAGAACTCTGGCGGCGTCGCCGGCCGCCGGTCGATGCTACAAACAGGGTCTGGCGTGGGAGTCACGCCAGGGTAATCGCAGGTCCACCGAGGGAGCGACGAGTTGACCTTGTTCCAACGATTCATGCGCGTTCTGACCCACCCCCAGCACGCTGGCGAGCCACTGCCGAAGAAGAAGCCCAAGGCGCCCAGGCCCGTGGCCCGGCCCAAGGCCGCCGCCTCGATGAAGCCTGCGGGAAAGCCCAAGGCGCCCGAGACCGCCGCCGCCCTTCGACCGGCTTCCAATGCGGCCTCCGCCACTGCCGTGGCCGAAAAGCCCACGATGCCCGGCTCCACCGGCAAGCCAGTGGAGGTCTTCGCACCTGATCGGCCGGCCAAGGCCCCGGTGTCAAAGCACGATGATCCCAAGCCCCAGGATGCCGACTTGGGAACTGGTCCGCTCATGGATGACCTGGACGACTCGACGCTGGGGCTGGGCGATCCGAAGCCTCAGGCCGAAAGCAAGCCCGATCCTGCCCCATCGGAGAAGGCCATCGAGCGCACGCCAGAGCCCCGTGCTCCGGAGGCCACCAAGGGGCCCGAGATCGGCGAGGTCGTGGATCTCATCGAGAAGCTGCGGACCCACGTTGATGCCCAGGGGGGACGGTTCGACCACGCGATGGGCGTGCTCGACCAGATCCGCGAATCGGCCGCTGCGTTGCCCGAGATCCGCGAGCGGATCGACACGATGCTGGCATCGATCGACGAGCTCAAGGCCAATCAGTTCAAGGGGCACGAGAAGGTCGAGCGGGCGCTCTCGG
It contains:
- a CDS encoding class I fructose-bisphosphate aldolase → MHTETASVELRTVTTMTAHQSKKPSSSRDIASILGSDADSLLGYSATGFDKSSLYLPGPDFIDRVVAQSDRPVPVLRNYQTMLNHGRLGGTGYVSILPVDQGVEHSAGASFAPNPEYFDPENIVKLAIEGGCNAVASTFGVLGSVARKYAHKIPFLVKFNHNELLTYPNVHSQTLYGTIQQCYEMGAIAVGATIYFGSDNSREQIQYVSEMFAHAHALGMVTVLWCYTRNDAFKATGPDGKKTDYHDAADLTGQANHLGATIQADIVKQKLATKNGGYVALNTGDSSYGKFKKEIYTKLAGGDDKGQGGHPIELVRYQLANCYMGRVPLINSGGESKGESDLQDAVRTAVINKRAGGMGLISGRKAFQRPMNDGVDLLHAIQDVYLDSNVTIA